The window GTGCTGGGTGCCTTCTCCGCCGCGCTGATGCTTTACGGTATCGCGTTGATCTACGGTGCTACCGGTACGACCAACCTCGAGATGATCGCCCAGAACCTCTACTACCTCGAAGGTGGAGAAGGGCAGCACGCGGGCTTTGGCCTGGCGATGTTGGGTGTGCTCCTGATCTTCAGCGGTTTTGCGTTTAAGGTCGCGGCGGTACCCTTCCACATCTGGACGCCGGACGTTTACACCGGTAGCCCTACGCCGGTGGTGGGATTCATGGCGACGGCGGTCAAGGCGATCGCGTTCGCCGGTCTGCTGCGCGTCTTTGTTGTCGCGTTCCCCCTCGACGTGCTGCGCGGCGGTTTCTTCGGCTATGGCTGGATTGACATCGCTTTTGCGCTCGCTGCCTTGTCGATGGTGCTGGGCAACGTGGTGGCGCTTGTGCAGAACAACGTCAAGCGCATGCTCGCGTACTCTTCGATCGCTCATGCGGGGTATTTGCTGCTCGGTTTTACGGCGGCCAACGCCCATCCGCGCTTCTTCCTGCACAACGACGCCATCCTCTTTTATCTGGTGGCGTACACCTTCGGCACGATTGGCTCCTTTGCGGTGCTTTCCTACTTCAGCCGTCGCGGCGAGTCGGTAGAAACCTTTGAAGACCTGGGTCAGCTGGGCATCAAGTACCCGATGATGGGTCTTGTGATGGGCATCAGCATCTTCTCGGCAGCCGGCATCCCTCCGACCGCGGGTTTCCTGGGTAAGTTCTACATCTTCCGCTCGGCGATCGATGTGGGCATGCAGACCGATGAGTTCTCCTTCATTGGCCTGGCCATCCTGGGCGTGCTCAGCAGTGTGGCCGGTGTGTATTACTACCTGAAGGTGCTCATCTACATGTACATGAAGCCTGAGAAGCGCGTCTTCCGCCCGCTGGAGCACACCGGTCCGAAGGTGGCGATGGTGGTTTGCGCTGCGATGACTCTCTACCTTGGCCTCTTCCCGGCGCGTGCCATTGAGATCACGCAGGAGTCGATTCTCGACTTCCAGGGCGTCTCGTCGGCGGTTCAGGCCACGATCGACCTTGGTCAGCAAGCGCTGGAAGCCCGGCAGGCCGCCGAATAAGGCACTGGCGATAGACCTCAACGGCATGCTCCGGCGTGCCGGTTGAGCGACCGAGTTACAAGACCACAGAAAAGCCCCGGTGCCGTCAGGCTCCGGGGCTTTTTTTATCTCTCAGCGTTGGCGAACAGGCCTCTTAGATCGCCGGTAGGGAAAAGCGCAGCGCGAGCTTCTCGCCGAGGACAAGCGTATCGCCTTCATGAAGACGGCGGCGATCGCCCGGCTCCAGAAGCTCGTCGTTGTACTGGGTGCCCGAGGCTGCCAGATTGCAGACGATGTAGTTCTTGTTCTGGCGATACACCGCCACCTGGCGACGCGCGATTGCTTGACCGGCGTGCTCGCTCAGGTCGATATGCGGGGTGTGGTCGGCGTCCGCATCGGCGCGGCCGACGACCAGTGCGTCGAGCTCTACGGCGTAGGTTTCCAGCGCCTTCTGGTCGCGGTAGAGGGTGAGCAGGGCAGGCTCCTCAAAGGGGCCGGGAACTGGCAGAGGTTGAACCTCGGGGCGCTCGCGCGGTGTGGTGCGCTGCGGCTGAGGTTTCGCCGCAGGCGTTCGCTCGACCTCGACGCCCGGCTCACCGGCCAGCATATCCGGGACGTCGCTCAGATCGTCGTCAGTCCCTGCAAAGGCCGGGGCTTCGTCGGCGTCGAGCGGATCGACGTCGATCGTTCCAAACTCGGCGATTTCCTCGGACTCCCCATCGACGGCGGCTTCCACGGCGATTTCGGGGTAGTCGAACTCCCCACCGGCCGGAGGCGGGGGCGGGGTGTCGTCGGAGACGTCGCTGACTTCTACGAGGTCGTAACCCTCGGCATCCAGTTCCAGCGCCCCATCGTCGTAGTCCGCCTCGGCGTCGAGGGGCTCAACCGGGATCTCGGCGAACTCGACATCGTCATCATCGGCAACTTCAGCGTGCGGGACGTCTGCCTCGTCCACCGCGTCATCGATGGCAAAGGGATCGTCTTCAGCAGCCGGCACCGCGGCGCTGAGGTCGGCGCCGCAGCTCTCGCAGTACGCCTCACCGGCGTAATGGGCAGTCTGACATTGGGGGCAGATGATGGCGTCGGACATGGTCTCCTCCAGGGATGGTTCCAGACGTTGGGTGCGGCCGAGAAACGGCCTCGCTTCGCGCAGTCTACTCTACGATCGGTCCGCGCGCCTAGGCCTGTGCAGGACGGCGTGGAAGTGCGGTGCTGTGGACCTTGCACACCGGCGCGCAGCCGGTAGAATTCGCCGCCAAATCAACCCGCGACCTGCGTGTTGCCAAACCTGCACCCTGAGAGCCCCACCATGAGCGCTGCGCCCTTTGAAACCCCTGAGCCACCCCGCGTGAGCCGCCCGGTGATGAAACTTGTCGAGCGCGCTGTGCGCGACTTCTCACTGGTGGAGGCGGGCGACCACGTGGCTGTGGGGATCTCCGGGGGCAAAGATTCGCTTCTGCTCGCCGCAGCAATGCTGGAGCTGGCGGCGCGCGAGGATATGGGCTTTGAGGTCACGCTG of the Lujinxingia sediminis genome contains:
- a CDS encoding NADH-quinone oxidoreductase subunit N; this translates as MTMQLLSTLNTLAMLTPPQGAEFAAIVPGMIVTLVALAFILIDVFHRKGTPRDYLAYFSVIGLSVAAASSWYLWDGTLEAPTFFGMLYLDRFALFFSALACVSGALAILCSPAVLRSHRMDRGEYYLLVLFSVAGMIFMAGSADLLSLFIAFEIMSIPIYVLAGFLREDSRSAEASMKYFVLGAFSAALMLYGIALIYGATGTTNLEMIAQNLYYLEGGEGQHAGFGLAMLGVLLIFSGFAFKVAAVPFHIWTPDVYTGSPTPVVGFMATAVKAIAFAGLLRVFVVAFPLDVLRGGFFGYGWIDIAFALAALSMVLGNVVALVQNNVKRMLAYSSIAHAGYLLLGFTAANAHPRFFLHNDAILFYLVAYTFGTIGSFAVLSYFSRRGESVETFEDLGQLGIKYPMMGLVMGISIFSAAGIPPTAGFLGKFYIFRSAIDVGMQTDEFSFIGLAILGVLSSVAGVYYYLKVLIYMYMKPEKRVFRPLEHTGPKVAMVVCAAMTLYLGLFPARAIEITQESILDFQGVSSAVQATIDLGQQALEARQAAE
- a CDS encoding FHA domain-containing protein, with translation MSDAIICPQCQTAHYAGEAYCESCGADLSAAVPAAEDDPFAIDDAVDEADVPHAEVADDDDVEFAEIPVEPLDAEADYDDGALELDAEGYDLVEVSDVSDDTPPPPPAGGEFDYPEIAVEAAVDGESEEIAEFGTIDVDPLDADEAPAFAGTDDDLSDVPDMLAGEPGVEVERTPAAKPQPQRTTPRERPEVQPLPVPGPFEEPALLTLYRDQKALETYAVELDALVVGRADADADHTPHIDLSEHAGQAIARRQVAVYRQNKNYIVCNLAASGTQYNDELLEPGDRRRLHEGDTLVLGEKLALRFSLPAI